Part of the Lolium rigidum isolate FL_2022 chromosome 6, APGP_CSIRO_Lrig_0.1, whole genome shotgun sequence genome, ggccatgtccttgagctgtgttgcaaggcccgctacgccaactcggtcgcttccttttcggttatacgaaccgaataacatcggttcctaagattctgaaaCGCTTGGATGTACTAcgtcacggtttctccgcgcttcgacgtagttgtgctagatcggcaatgccggactcggaagcctgcTGAATGGTGCTcgcatatggaactgctcttccaatcgcttccaagtccgtatggagtctggtggcaaagaggtataccatccgaaagccgatcccgtgagggactgtgagaagagcctcacgcgtagctgatccgacactgaagccggtcctagttgcgccaaatatcggccgacgtgctcgatggagctggagccatctgatccactgaatttggagaaatcggggagccgatatttaggtggcgagcgggatcatctcgtagtcgtcggggtacggcttggaatagccgattgccctcctttcggcaccatgccgaactggtctctcggtatggtactgatCGATCCGCTTGTCTTGGCTGCGGGAGTTGaattcgaagattcgccggggtggcgtacttagccagccatgcttgcttttccggctacgagccaagctgcaggagctgagctcggaggttcgtcggggtggcgtacttagttagccacgtacgcttctcaagctacgtcgccgacgttcctcctgttctcccggaagtccccgatgttgtggcctggtttgtgagtgcccggttgccacaatcggcacatacgtgcacgcgtaaccttgagggatctccttgggcgcctcgggcaagaactggtagtcactagggtcaccaccaatcttgtagacgacgaatgacggtgtagccggcacttctggtgctgccaacgcatatggcagcggtggacgggactggagtggcaactccccTTGATGGGTCCCgagggctggtcctgacggcgggtactggtgcctcatgatctcctggatcacgcgaagagcgacacgctccaacgtgttgaccgAGGTTCTCGAGtgacggtgtagcgagtgagccaccaagtagttgatctcctgccgcggggacccggtgcgttcctccgacggggcggagaggtctatcccatcgagtgcaccttgcggtgagaaccccttccatccgatgccatgggaacgggttctgcgaaaagagccgatgaggtcggcttcgagggtgactttgatctcgtcatacctcttcttgagctcgtcgggcagctcctcgtaggtgagcggcgtgccgtccgccatctcggatgtagatggcgatgtggttgatgtagaagctggtcccaccgggcgtgcgagaatgtgttgactgccaaaacccaccggcgggcagcgacggtcaacaccgtagagccgggaacaacctagagctgcggctgggctgaggtccctccgagcgacggcccgcaaagcacttacggtcacacgtccgatgctgagtgcaagggcgtgccacctgacctatacctggtcgggaaggtgatggggatgccccgcttagtttctgcatggcatacacgtaaacattaaataagagcctcgatcggctctcgaggttatctgtgaatcggctcaaggagccgatccacccatgattcgttcgGGGtgaacgaatatatggtggtcctgcttgatcaagataaagctaattagatctacgacgatttagggttttcaccgcataatcggatcatcctactcacgattgggcctcgcggccacgcacggtgatcgtaagccgatcctagatagggcctaaaaaccaacacgaggttgatcccggaacatcctgtctaggactagcgaacgacaccctacgtgccgctggatcctccaaccctttgtaaggcctaactattgcgagatattaaactaatccttgtagaacaaggagcaatcgtaacggatcagatctaccaaataacgatcaagcggggtgccgcccccacacctaagataggtgtgagggcggctagatatgcaagggttgcactacgctagcATGTTGCGCgacgaactatgctaaccctaacaaatctatgataactacgttgctcgccatcaacaaggcttcagtacgagcaacgcatgaacaacgtggagcttgtgctgccctagatcgcaagatgcgatctaggcagcatgtcgcttaccggatagaaaccctcgagacgaaggagttggcgatgcgccgagattggtttgtttggttgaacgtgtgttgttgtttattccataaaccctagatacatatttatagtccaagggactttctaatcgtgggaataatccccaccgtatacgatacaaactctaacttccaatctaagatgaaatctaccataattaaagatacacgggcaatctagcccaaattcttcgcacaaggccgcttcagagataatccacgtgtaatcttccaagcccatctctcttacggcccacctcctgatttggccaaaatctggtgataacagatctcGATGATTTgggagacgagggagaagaagaagaagacaggtaccaccggccaaggtggtgccctgatggactcagccgctcccgaaagcgtagggttcagcgattgcgcggcttggaagaagccgaaaggttatacctgcacacgctaaggaaggcgcgacctgatctggccgcgaaaattcagcgaaccctggacgaagagggtcgaccacaaaagatggtgtggcgccccaaggaaaggaaagccgatgatgatgcatcggctggcacaaacatggtgctcatccttccaacagagtttagtgctccaggattaaacgatgcactcaaggtggacgacggcgagcacatcgatgtgacaaaggatgAGGTTAGGTtgattttatccaccggcctgaccaagtagcaagagcaaaacaatgagcaaacgtggcgaggccgatccttgggatcggctccAAGGATAtatgaaggaaaattacaaaaccttcattgagcgcttcgatcaatatggaggccgattccagcaatcggccaaaattatcctcaccacatgttctgcttatgttcaacatcgatctactgggcagcagttttacgtcggctgatgagtcagggaaaatcaacattggtcttaccggagccgacgtacaaaatacaatgccttggctaaccacaaagccgatatctgcagtcacctggcagattcggctcggggggcatctaaacatcagatgaacatgtgcagatgaacatgtgtgcagtgaaacattgggggccgattagaaaaatcggccagctaAATTTTTTTTCAgcatacagccgatgcaaggacatcgactttagaactaagggacaaagccgatgcacagtcatcgactctagtacaattacacaggacCAAGATCTACCGGCTATGTGCTCAGGGCTCACATTTTCGTCAAGATGGTTTTCAGTTCGGCTGCAATGAGCCGACAACCCTTGAGATGTCAGTTAAGCTGTTGGTGTTTCATCTACAACACCGGCGTTCAGTGGAAGAAAGCTGATCAATGGGGGCAAGTCTGGCTGATTCTTCAGGGTGGCTATCTCGGATTACCAGATTATCTAAGGTCAAAGCCTTTTGGTTTGACctgtgcatcctcgccggtattctcgccttgattaaggctcggggggcaactaactTGGTAGATGTTCTGTTtttggagccgattggagttacatcggctgaccctgcatcgtaATCTTCTCCGAAAGCGATGAGGTGTTGCGGAAGAAGGCTGCTAAAGCTACGGAGAGGAACCGAAAAAGGAAGCCGTCAGCTTTTACggggtttggaccgtcctgttgctgcgagAAAAGGaaagagactggattctcaaaatagccgatgaatagtcatcggctatgGGATTGCGAAATTTTATGGTCAGGTATCAAAtcgcagtctgaatttgagaagtacttgactgacggtctaagcGATATTTGAGTCCGGCTTCACGGGCGTCTAAGGAAAAAGGATCCGATacattgctatcggtcttggtgtggcaagcggaaggattgaaattggattaattgaaagatgaatgggagaacaattttcattaattcaaaggagcggctttacaggaaagagccgatggctctcaaaagagggatctggtgcctagtgcactgctactactagtcctactctactagtcgtcgctgtccccatcgtcgccgtcgtcgatgtcgtcggcgctgctccaagGAAGTTCTTCGTCGGCTGCGCccggccctcggccggagcttcgtcttcctcgtcatcatcatcatcctcgctgtccgcccaagagcggaagcgctttgtcggcgggtacccgatggaggagaaggattcatcctcctcctcctcctcctcctcctcgtcatcatcatcttcttcgctgtccgcccaagcgcggaatcgctttgccggcagaagcttagcgggggaggaggggccgccctcctccttttcttcttcttcctctacttcttcccctTTCCCGTCGGAGAAGGTGGGGTTCACCCAGGGATGAAGGTCGTCTTCGCTTTCActtatcagctccccttcgatgaggaacttgaggtcgtcttccccatcggtcagaggcaggtcgccgTCTGGTCCGTGAtcggagttccactccggctcgctcgaggaaaaggattggagggagaggccggagaaaacggaggaagaggaagacattgctacaggggaagagggttttttggtgccgatagctagaacagaggaaggggatgaagagggctaatcgatcggcacggttaaataatgagaaacctggtggagatttaatgccattgcagtttccgaggaggtgatgctaaagctatcgaattttgcgaGAGAAggcgagaagacagggcatcatgatgaaggatactgcaacggttctgctctgccacgacatgacccttcgaaggaaaaacggagtggttttaaaattatcattaccaaaaccagggggcatgtgttatcaccagattttggccaaatcaggaggtgggccgtaagggagatgggcttggaagattacacgtgaaagatctctgaagcggccttgcacgaagagtttgggctagattgcccgtgtatctgtattatagtagatcgcatcttagattaaaagttagagtttgtctcgtgcacggtggggattattcccacgttagaaagtcccttggactataaatatgtatctagggtttatgaaataaacaacaaccaacgttcaaccacaaatcaatctcggcgcatcgccaactccttcgtctcgagggtttctaccggtaagcatcatgctgcctagatcgcatcttgcgatctaggcagcacaggcCTATctcattgttcatgcgttgctcgtactgaagcctttttgatggcgagcaacgtagttatcttagatacgttagggttagcattgttcttcgtatcacatgctatcgtagtgcaacccttacatatctggccgcccttacacctatcttaggtgtagggcggcacccgcttgatcattatttagtagatccgatccgttacggttgctccttattcttcaaggattagtttaatatccgcaataattaggccttacaaagggttggaggatccggcggcacgtagggtgtcgtttgctagtcctaggcgggatgttcggggatcaacctcgtgttggtttttaggccctatctaggatcggcttacgatcaccgtgcgtggccgcgaggcccaatcgtgagtaggatgatccgattatgcggtgaaaaccctaaatcgtcgtagatcgctttagctttatcttgatcaagcgggaccaccatatattcgtgcacctcgtacgaatcatgggtggatcggctccttgagccgattcacgaggataactcgagagccgatcgaggctcgtatttaatgtttacgtgtatgccatgcgagaaactaagcgaggcatctccatcaccttcacgaccgggtataggtcaggtggcacgccctgcaccagcatcggacgtgtgtaccagaggctttgcgggccgtcgctcggagggaccagggccagccgcagccctaagttgttcccggctctactgtgttgcccgtcgctgcccgccggtgggttttgaccgcaacaactACCTCATAAGTTAGCATTTTAGTTCCCAAATCCTCTCTCATTGATACGTCCTCCTCGGAGGGTGTGTGTGTGGGGATGGGGAGGGGAGCGACGGTGGTGGTGCGAGGAGGAATACGACATCGCCTCATGGAGCATCGCCGCATCGGCGGTGTTAGGATGCGGCTGGTCCATCTTTTCACCATGCGCTTCTTCGTGCCCTCCGAGCGGACCCATTTGGCGTGCTCCTCGGCGGGGTTGCCGCGGGAGCTTCCGCTGCCTAGCTGCGAAGCACTAAAGGATCCAACCCCGTCGCCCCTTCTAGAACCACCGCGGCGATACATCCCCGAGCGCTGGTGGATGCAGGATAGTGGTACAAGTGGAGAAATTATGTCGCTGGAGATTATCTACAGTGGTAGTGGAGCAGTGGAGTGGAAATAGGGTTTGATCCCATATCCCCCGCATCGGCCGGTATTTGTATCGTCTGCGCGATGGAGTTGACAGACCCTCTAATTATTTACGGGCCAGGCCGGGAATACGGGTCTGCTCGACTGCCGAAACCGAGCCGAAAATGTAAACCTACCTAACTTTTTACAATTTCTGCTTGTTTAAGAGATGCACTAATCTCTTCGATGTATGCAACTACCACTCGGGTCAACGTGCCAAAGACATTGACCATCAATACGTGCACGTCTTATAGACCTAGACAGAAGAGGTGACATACGATTGATCAGAGACACCTATCGGATCTGCGTCAGTTTAGGGTTTACGCGTGCGTGCGTGTGGGTCTTCCCTTGAAGTCTAAACAAATTAGGTTTATGAGTTGAATTGAAGAAGCAAAAGGCGTTCCGCAAGATAATTGTAGACAGAAAAATTCCATTAACTGACTTTTAGATATATCACAGGATAAAATAGACCATGGACAAATCCATAGAGTCGTAGAGGAATATTTTACACGAGATCCACGTGGACGTTGGAGTCCGGCGGAGGAAAGGATCCCCGGAATACAATACCGTTGGCCTTGGCCCCAAAATCTTCACCAGAAACGCCTCCCAAATCTTGAAGTCGTCTCTGATAATTGACCCATAAGAATAGTGTATCAGGAAGAAGCTCCAGATCTAAGCCAGTTCTACGTACCTAGTCCACGTTAACCTCCAGCTATTTTATAAACGAGAGAGACAGAGATAGAGGATTCGTGCCTAGCCGCTCCGTGTTTCAGGTTCAgggaaaagaagaaggaaaagagGTGAAGAATCGGTGCCCCTCCCCTGTAGCTGGCCGCTGGATTCGGTGAGCGATTGGACGTCTCCTGCGTGCCTCCGTCGCAACATtccctcctccctccctccctccggcCAGATTCCATCCCCACCCAGCCACCCacgtccaccaccaccaccaccaccaccacgaggACGGGGAAGGAAAGCGCGCGCCTTCTCCCGATTCTCTCATCCTTTCCCCAGCGTTAGCCACTTTAATCCGCGCCTTCTTCCCCAACGTCGCCGCCGCTCCCCTCCGCGTTCTCGGGCGGCTGGCGCTCCTCCGATCGGGTAAGACGGGTTTCCTTCTTGGTTTCCggctaggaggtggaggaggaggggcaacTCCTTTTCGATTTCGATACCGGTTGCGTCAGGGCGGCGATTTCTGAAGTTTCCCGATTGCTTCCATCCTGCCCCCCTGCCTTTACTTCTTGCATGTGATGTTGTTCTTGCACGCCTCTCTGAATCTTTTTTTGGCCCCTTTGCGTTGCCTGCACGGTTCGTCGTCTGAGCTATCTGATCCGCCCTTCCTCTTCCGCTCAAAGAAAACATTGCGCTTTTGACCAATAATCAAAGCGTTGGGAATTCGAGACGTGTCGTATTGATTTCGATTGTTTCTTTTCCAATCTGATTCAGGAGGATTGCGCGTGAATTCCTTCCGAGCAGCCGAGcggggcaggaggaggaggccacaagaagaagaagaggacaatGTGGCGTCTGTTCAACGAGCTGTGGGACGTGCTAGGATCCGGGTTCTTCTCGTCCAGGTTCCTGTAACTCGAGTCAAGCCTTCTCGCCAGTCAATCAATCAATCCGTCGTCGCAGCGGGATCTGGTCATCGCATTGTGGGCGGGAGGAGATGGACGACGAGGATTACTCGTGGGTGCGGCGCTCGAGGTTCTCCCACTCCGTCGTGCGCTCCAACTCTGGCAGGGAGCAGTTCGGGGCCTTCATCGAGCAGTTCAACCGCGGCGCCGCGCAGAGGCAGCGTGGGAGGGGATCCGATTCGGGGTTCAAGCTCCACGGCATGAACTTGCAGCCGGCGACGACCACCAGAACCTCGGCCTCCACTCACTCCTCGGCGGCGAATCCCCCTGCTGCCTCCACCAGCTCCTCGGCGACGAATCCCCCTGCTGCCTCCACCAGCTCCTCGGCGGCGAATCCCCCTGCTGCCTCCACCAGCTCGGCGTCGGCGAACCCCCCTATTGCGAGAACAAGGTCGCTGGATGCCAAGCCCAGCACGGATCCATCCTCCTCCTCAGGCAGCAAACCGACGGAGCACGGCAGCGATCGTGGGAAAGAAGCGCTGGCAAATGGGAGCAACGGAGTGCTTAAAGGGGCCAACCTCTTCGTCGACGTTTCATGCGCACCCGAGGCTCTTCAGGTGCCCAAGGTCGACAGCCCTAGTCAACCTCTCGACTTCTCCTTCCACCCCGATGAGCAGAGCATGAGGCTGCAGCGGGTGTGCTCCAGCCCGTCCCCTTTCCCGGCCAGGGAAATCCCGGCCTTCGAcgcgccgctgctgccgccgacACGCAGCTATTCTCTAAAAGTCACCGGCGAGGAGCGCACGCCGATGCTGAGGGCGAGATCACCTCTCCCGAGCCGCCCCATACCAGAGCTGTTCCAGGAGGCCAAGTCGGAGAGCAAGCGGTTCTccaccccgccgccgcgccggaaATCTTTGTCTCCGACGCGAGGACCGCCTCCCGTTGCCGCTGCTGCTGCGCCAGTGAAGGCGCCGGGCAAGGTGAAGCACAAGAAGGAGCACTGGGACAACGCAATGGCGAGGGCCGCCGCACTGAAGGTGCTCGATAGATGGACGGTCGATCGCTCGAAGCTGCTCATCGGGCCTAGGTTTGCCGCCGGGGCGCACAGCCGTTTGTTCAACGGGATCTACATGGAGGTGCCTGTTGCGGTCAAGTTCATCAGACAGCCTGATGAACAGGAGGATGCAGAGTTGGCATTGCAGCTCGAGAAGCAGTTCAACACGGAGATCGCCACATTGTCCCGCCTCCAGCATCGCAACGTCATTAAGGTAACATCTGAGTGCCCTTTTCAGATATGTGTAGGGTGTTGGTCTAGTTATGCACTTCCCATGAATTAGCACTGTTCTGTCCTCTGGTTTTTGCATTGTGGTCAGTTCGCTTTCGGCACTCTGTGCTTAGATCCGTTCATTTATGGCTAGAACAATCGGTCCTGCACTTTTAATGTTGTGTTCTAGACTTCCAGGTAGTCCTACTATGCCATGCCTAACATGTACTAGTCATATATGACCATACTAGTAACAACTCATAGTCCTGCTTCCCTGGATCTTATATGGAGCATCTCTCTGTTTTATCATGGCAAACGAAATCTTTAATTGAttccacaattttttttttgtagctgATTGGAGCATGCAGCAGTCCACCGGTCTTCTGCGTCATCACCGAGTTCCTTCCTGGTGGTTCGTTGAGAGCATTCTTGCACAAGCAAGAGCACAAATCTCTGCCTCTAGATAAGATCATTTCAGTTGGCTTGGACATCGCAAACGGTATGGCATACATCCACTCGCAGGGAGTTGTGCACCGAGACGTGAAACCAGAGAACATCATATTCGACGCAGAATGGTGCGCGAAGATTGTTGATTTCGGAATAGCTTGTGAAGAAGCGTACTGTGACCCTCTGGCGAATGATCCTGGGACCTTCAGGTGGATGGCCCCAGAGATGATGAAGCACAAACCCTATGGTCGAAAGGTTGATGTATACAGCTTCGGCCTTATCTTGTGGGAAATGCTTACCGGCTCAGTGCCTTATGAAGACTTGACTCCCTTCCAAGCAGCCTTCGCTGTTTTTGACAAGGTATTGCACTCATCGGACGATTCCTATTTTGTTCCTGTCTAGTAAGTAATACATTCGTTTTCTTGAGATTTTTTTCAAGCAAGTTTTTTTGGATCAGCCAACAAGTTCAAAGTTCGGAGAAATTAGCCGTAAAATTGCATCTGGGAACATGTTTTATTTGTTACACTTGCATTATATTGTCAATATTTCGAAGTAACGGAGTTGATATACATTCTAGTACTGTGCTTCCCATGAAGAAGAAAATGACAATTTTCTGTTTTTCAGAATGTGAGGCCGGCCATTCCTAGTAGCTGCCCAGCAGCATTACGGGTTTTGATCGAACAATGTTGGGCCTTGCAAGTAGATAAAAGGCCTGAATTCTTTCAAATAGTTCAATTATTGGAGAAGTTTAAGATGGTTCAGGATAGAGATGGAACACTTGACAACATGCCAAGCTCAAACTGCCTGGAGACTCATGATCATAAGAAATGGCTAGCTAACTGGGTCCACAAGATCAAGCACCATCATCATGATTTTTCTGGACCTCCACCACCAAAACTTCTGTAACTAATCTTCTCTCTTCCACTCTGTTCTAGTCAGGGTAGTTTTCAGAAtgtaattataaaaaaaaaattg contains:
- the LOC124665227 gene encoding serine/threonine-protein kinase A-Raf-like — protein: MDDEDYSWVRRSRFSHSVVRSNSGREQFGAFIEQFNRGAAQRQRGRGSDSGFKLHGMNLQPATTTRTSASTHSSAANPPAASTSSSATNPPAASTSSSAANPPAASTSSASANPPIARTRSLDAKPSTDPSSSSGSKPTEHGSDRGKEALANGSNGVLKGANLFVDVSCAPEALQVPKVDSPSQPLDFSFHPDEQSMRLQRVCSSPSPFPAREIPAFDAPLLPPTRSYSLKVTGEERTPMLRARSPLPSRPIPELFQEAKSESKRFSTPPPRRKSLSPTRGPPPVAAAAAPVKAPGKVKHKKEHWDNAMARAAALKVLDRWTVDRSKLLIGPRFAAGAHSRLFNGIYMEVPVAVKFIRQPDEQEDAELALQLEKQFNTEIATLSRLQHRNVIKLIGACSSPPVFCVITEFLPGGSLRAFLHKQEHKSLPLDKIISVGLDIANGMAYIHSQGVVHRDVKPENIIFDAEWCAKIVDFGIACEEAYCDPLANDPGTFRWMAPEMMKHKPYGRKVDVYSFGLILWEMLTGSVPYEDLTPFQAAFAVFDKNVRPAIPSSCPAALRVLIEQCWALQVDKRPEFFQIVQLLEKFKMVQDRDGTLDNMPSSNCLETHDHKKWLANWVHKIKHHHHDFSGPPPPKLL